In Aliidongia dinghuensis, a single genomic region encodes these proteins:
- a CDS encoding GntR family transcriptional regulator, translating to MTVSAEQDQAGEQGQASEQGQTSAGQPLYQRIRSEIEGNILSGRWPPGYRLPSEVELTETYGCSRMTINKVLSALANAGLIERRRKAGSFVSRPRVQSAVLQIPDMRAEIERRGEEYGYELLAKHRRLATADDCGRLGIAKRVPILALRCRHLTGGQPFALEDRLLNLGEVPDALDQDFATVPPNTWLVG from the coding sequence ATGACCGTTTCCGCCGAACAGGACCAGGCCGGCGAACAGGGCCAGGCCAGCGAACAGGGCCAGACTAGCGCCGGGCAACCGCTCTATCAGCGCATCCGCAGCGAGATCGAGGGCAACATCCTGTCCGGCCGCTGGCCGCCGGGCTACCGCCTGCCGTCGGAGGTCGAGCTCACCGAGACGTACGGCTGCTCGCGGATGACGATCAACAAGGTGCTCTCGGCCCTCGCGAACGCCGGCCTGATCGAGCGCCGGCGGAAGGCGGGCAGCTTCGTCTCACGCCCGCGGGTCCAGTCGGCGGTGCTGCAGATCCCCGACATGCGGGCCGAGATCGAGCGGCGGGGCGAGGAATACGGCTACGAGCTCTTGGCGAAGCACAGGCGGCTGGCGACGGCGGACGATTGCGGCCGCCTCGGCATCGCCAAGCGCGTGCCGATCCTGGCGCTCCGCTGCCGGCATCTCACGGGCGGCCAGCCCTTCGCGCTCGAGGATCGCCTGCTCAACCTCGGCGAGGTGCCGGACGCCCTCGACCAGGATTTCGCCACAGTGCCGCCGAACACCTGGCTCGTCGG